In Deltaproteobacteria bacterium, one DNA window encodes the following:
- the scpA gene encoding methylmalonyl-CoA mutase: protein MTKPANIELWKKLAQKELKDVPLDSLSRETPEGIAVKPLYTAEDLEKLEDLNSIPGAFPFTRGPRATMYAYRPWTVRQYAGFSTAEESNAFYRRNLAAGQMGLSVAFDLATHRGYDSDHPRVSGDVGKAGVAIDSVEDMKILFDGIPLDKMSVSMTMNGAVLPVLASYIVAAEEQGVPQEKLSGTIQNDILKEFMVRNTYIYPPAPSMRIIADIIEYTARNMPKFNSISISGYHMQEAGATAVQELAFTIADGLEYVRSALSKGLNVDEFAGRLSFFFGIGMNFFMEIAKLRAARYLWANLMKRQFSPQKDSSLMLRTHCQTSGWSLAARDPYNNVIRTTIEAMAAVLGGTQSLHTNALDEALALPTDNSARIARNTQLIIQEETRITDVVDPLAGSYYVEALTHALVVHAGKLIDEVEAIGGMAKAIESGMPKMKIEESAARRQARIDSGEETIVGVNKYTLEREDTVDILDIDNEKVRRQQIERIQRMKKSRDAAACQAALDALTRCAQSGDGNLLDLAVKAARARATGGEISDALEKVWGRYNATIRSISGVYGASYRSGEEFVAAKAAVDAFAKREGRRPRILVAKLGQDGHDRGAKVIATAFADLGFDVDIGPLFQMPSEAARQAVENDVHVVGISSQAAGHKTLVPELIEELKKAGAKDVVVVCGGVIPPQDYDFLHKAGVAAVFGPGTNIPQAAQTVLAAIDKHRQKLAS, encoded by the coding sequence ATGACCAAGCCTGCCAACATCGAACTCTGGAAGAAACTGGCCCAGAAGGAACTGAAGGACGTCCCCCTGGACTCTCTCTCGCGGGAGACGCCGGAAGGCATCGCCGTCAAGCCGCTTTATACGGCCGAAGATCTGGAGAAACTGGAAGACCTCAATTCGATACCGGGGGCATTCCCGTTTACCCGCGGCCCCCGGGCGACGATGTATGCCTACCGCCCCTGGACGGTCCGGCAGTATGCGGGGTTCTCAACGGCCGAAGAATCCAACGCCTTCTACCGGCGGAACCTCGCCGCCGGCCAGATGGGCCTTTCGGTGGCATTCGATCTCGCCACACACCGGGGCTATGATTCCGACCACCCGCGCGTTTCAGGAGACGTGGGCAAGGCTGGTGTCGCCATCGATTCGGTGGAGGACATGAAAATCCTCTTTGACGGCATCCCGCTGGACAAGATGTCGGTCTCCATGACCATGAACGGGGCCGTGCTGCCGGTACTTGCCAGCTATATCGTCGCTGCCGAAGAACAGGGCGTTCCGCAGGAGAAGCTCTCCGGTACCATCCAGAACGACATCCTCAAGGAGTTCATGGTCCGGAACACCTATATCTATCCGCCCGCACCTTCCATGCGGATCATCGCGGATATTATCGAGTACACCGCCCGGAACATGCCGAAGTTCAACTCCATCTCGATCTCCGGCTATCACATGCAGGAAGCCGGGGCGACTGCCGTCCAGGAACTCGCTTTTACCATTGCCGATGGCCTCGAGTACGTCCGTTCGGCCCTCTCCAAGGGCCTCAACGTGGACGAATTTGCCGGACGCCTCTCGTTCTTCTTCGGGATTGGCATGAACTTCTTCATGGAGATCGCCAAGCTCCGGGCCGCGCGGTACCTGTGGGCCAATCTGATGAAAAGGCAGTTCAGCCCCCAGAAGGACAGTTCCCTCATGCTCCGGACCCACTGCCAGACGTCCGGCTGGTCACTGGCAGCCAGGGATCCGTACAATAACGTCATACGGACAACGATCGAGGCCATGGCAGCCGTTCTGGGTGGAACGCAATCACTCCACACCAATGCACTGGACGAGGCGCTCGCGCTGCCCACCGACAACTCCGCACGTATAGCCCGGAACACCCAGCTCATTATCCAGGAGGAAACCCGGATTACCGACGTGGTGGACCCGCTCGCCGGCTCCTACTACGTGGAGGCACTCACGCACGCCCTGGTCGTCCACGCCGGAAAGCTGATCGACGAGGTGGAAGCCATCGGCGGCATGGCCAAGGCGATCGAAAGCGGCATGCCGAAAATGAAGATCGAGGAGTCGGCCGCCCGCCGCCAGGCCCGGATCGACTCTGGCGAGGAAACCATCGTCGGCGTGAATAAATACACGCTCGAAAGGGAAGATACGGTCGATATTCTCGACATCGACAATGAAAAGGTCCGCCGCCAGCAGATCGAGCGAATCCAGCGGATGAAGAAGTCCCGCGACGCGGCCGCCTGCCAGGCTGCCCTCGATGCGCTCACCAGATGCGCCCAGTCGGGAGACGGCAATCTTTTGGACCTTGCTGTCAAGGCCGCCCGCGCACGGGCCACTGGCGGCGAGATATCCGACGCGCTTGAAAAGGTCTGGGGCCGGTACAACGCTACGATCCGGAGCATTTCCGGCGTGTACGGCGCATCTTACCGGAGCGGCGAGGAGTTTGTCGCGGCCAAGGCTGCCGTCGACGCTTTCGCCAAGCGCGAGGGACGTCGCCCGCGCATTCTTGTCGCCAAGCTGGGCCAGGACGGACATGATCGCGGGGCGAAGGTGATCGCCACGGCTTTTGCCGATCTCGGCTTCGACGTGGATATCGGCCCCCTTTTCCAGATGCCTTCGGAGGCTGCCCGGCAGGCAGTCGAAAACGACGTGCATGTGGTGGGTATCTCGTCCCAGGCCGCCGGCCACAAGACGCTCGTCCCAGAACTTATCGAAGAGCTTAAGAAAGCCGGTGCGAAGGATGTCGTCGTGGTGTGTGGCGGTGTCATCCCCCCCCAGGACTACGACTTCCTGCACAAGGCCGGTGTGGCGGCGGTATTTGGCCCCGGAACGAATATCCCGCAGGCCGCCCAGACAGTGCTCGCCGCTATCGACAAACACCGTCAGAAACTGGCAAGCTAA
- a CDS encoding transglutaminase family protein gives MEASSSQPEKCLGPTAFIDSASPEVRAYVEGKISGLTNPAEKAKALFYGVRDDIHYDPYCFDGTLNSFIASKVIGRSRGFCVPKAVVLAATLRAAGIPARLGFADVRNHLTTDKLRSRMGGIDVFVFHGYTEAWLDGRWIKVTPTFNLSLCEKFGVKPLDWDGRTDAIFHPFDSTGRKHMEYVRDRGQFDDLPLAEILTAWKEIYGNSLVENGLPGGDFAAEARPISS, from the coding sequence ATGGAAGCCAGTTCCAGCCAGCCGGAAAAATGCCTGGGCCCGACCGCATTCATCGACTCGGCGAGCCCCGAAGTCCGGGCCTATGTGGAAGGAAAGATTTCCGGGCTGACGAACCCCGCCGAGAAGGCAAAAGCCCTGTTCTATGGCGTCCGTGACGATATCCACTACGACCCGTACTGTTTTGACGGAACGCTGAACTCATTCATCGCCAGCAAGGTAATCGGGCGCAGCCGCGGATTTTGCGTTCCCAAAGCGGTTGTCCTCGCTGCCACACTGAGGGCGGCCGGCATCCCGGCCCGCCTCGGTTTCGCCGATGTTCGCAACCACCTGACCACCGACAAGCTTCGCTCCCGGATGGGTGGCATCGATGTCTTCGTCTTCCACGGCTATACGGAGGCCTGGCTGGACGGCCGGTGGATCAAGGTAACGCCGACCTTCAACCTGTCGCTGTGCGAGAAGTTCGGCGTGAAACCCCTCGATTGGGACGGCAGAACCGATGCCATCTTCCATCCGTTCGATTCCACCGGACGCAAGCACATGGAATATGTCCGCGACCGTGGCCAGTTCGACGATCTTCCGCTCGCCGAGATCCTGACCGCCTGGAAAGAGATTTACGGAAACTCGCTGGTGGAAAACGGCCTGCCCGGCGGGGATTTCGCCGCCGAGGCCCGTCCGATCAGCAGCTAG
- a CDS encoding thiolase family protein, translating to MPEAYILGATRTAMGKKKGTLKETHPMDLAVTALNGLKDQCKLNNETLKQIDDVIMGCVTQTGEQGTNISRGAVLAAGWPIEVSGVTINRFCGSGQQAVNFAAQAVMSGAQDLVVGAGVEHMTRAPMGADMGPPARSLLSKYSLVPQGVSAEMIAEKWKFTRQQLDEFSLKSQQNAHKAISGGHFRNEITPLKVKVDQGTADAYKAHLLKFMPEAEAAKRFGEAKDGKVEVTFDTDEHPRPETTLEGLAKLKLVFKPTGVIHAGNSSGIVDGASAVLIGTEQKAKELGLKPRARIVAMAVAGSEPVIMLTGPIPATQKCLKKAGMKIDQIDVIEINEAFAPVPLCTIQDTGMDPARVNVNGGAIALGHPLGATGSRLIATLVNELERSQKRYGLATMCIGFGMGITTIIERV from the coding sequence ATGCCGGAAGCATATATTCTCGGAGCCACCCGCACTGCCATGGGCAAGAAGAAGGGAACCCTCAAGGAAACCCACCCGATGGATCTCGCCGTCACGGCCCTGAACGGCCTCAAGGACCAGTGCAAGCTGAATAACGAAACCCTGAAGCAGATCGACGACGTGATCATGGGCTGCGTCACCCAGACGGGCGAGCAGGGGACGAACATCTCCCGCGGCGCGGTGCTGGCGGCCGGCTGGCCGATCGAGGTGTCGGGCGTCACGATCAACCGGTTCTGCGGTTCAGGCCAGCAGGCGGTCAATTTCGCAGCGCAGGCGGTGATGTCGGGCGCGCAGGACCTGGTGGTCGGCGCCGGTGTGGAGCACATGACCCGGGCCCCGATGGGCGCCGACATGGGCCCACCAGCCCGCTCCCTGCTCTCCAAGTATTCGCTCGTGCCGCAGGGCGTCTCTGCCGAGATGATCGCCGAGAAGTGGAAGTTCACCCGCCAGCAACTCGACGAATTCTCCCTCAAGTCGCAGCAGAACGCCCACAAGGCAATCAGCGGCGGCCACTTCCGGAACGAGATTACCCCGCTCAAGGTGAAGGTGGACCAGGGCACGGCTGACGCCTACAAGGCCCACCTCCTCAAGTTCATGCCCGAAGCCGAGGCGGCCAAACGGTTCGGCGAGGCGAAAGATGGCAAGGTGGAAGTCACCTTCGATACCGACGAGCATCCGCGCCCGGAAACGACGCTGGAGGGCCTCGCCAAGCTGAAGCTGGTCTTCAAGCCGACTGGCGTCATCCACGCAGGCAACTCGTCCGGTATCGTGGACGGGGCCTCGGCCGTCCTCATCGGCACCGAGCAGAAGGCCAAGGAACTGGGTCTCAAACCCCGTGCCCGTATCGTGGCGATGGCGGTGGCCGGTTCCGAACCGGTCATCATGCTCACCGGCCCTATTCCAGCCACGCAGAAGTGCCTCAAGAAGGCTGGCATGAAGATCGACCAGATCGACGTCATCGAGATCAACGAGGCATTCGCGCCGGTTCCGCTCTGCACGATCCAGGACACGGGCATGGACCCGGCCAGGGTGAATGTGAACGGCGGCGCCATCGCCCTCGGCCATCCGCTCGGCGCAACCGGCTCCCGGCTCATCGCGACGCTGGTGAACGAGCTTGAGCGCAGCCAGAAGCGCTATGGCCTTGCGACCATGTGCATCGGCTTTGGCATGGGCATCACGACGATCATCGAACGCGTGTAA
- a CDS encoding MoaD/ThiS family protein → MAIKVRIPTPLRKYTANQAEVSASGGTIKAIIDDLDRNHPGLKDRICDENGKLRKFVNIFLNDEDVRFMESIDTPVKDGDEVGIVPAIAGGSGTLQAA, encoded by the coding sequence GTGGCAATCAAGGTTCGTATTCCCACACCTTTGCGCAAGTACACCGCCAACCAGGCCGAGGTCTCCGCCAGCGGCGGGACAATCAAGGCGATCATCGACGATCTCGACAGGAACCACCCCGGACTCAAGGACCGGATCTGCGACGAGAATGGAAAGTTGCGGAAGTTCGTCAATATCTTTCTCAATGACGAGGATGTCCGGTTCATGGAGTCCATCGACACGCCGGTGAAGGACGGTGACGAGGTGGGGATCGTCCCTGCCATCGCGGGGGGCTCTGGCACTCTTCAGGCCGCTTGA
- a CDS encoding FecR domain-containing protein, with product MTFTHKKPSHWRQLLPLAGFFLAVLLWAGEAHAVMAGRISSVQGDVSVTRLGELNPRPVTRMMEIHVNDQIMTGADGRVRILLADDSVVSLAENSRLRVSRHIYNPAARQRESVIDLYRGRVRSVVSRFLNTQMNRFEVRTPTAVAGVRGSDQVVEYDPNSGNTQVTMLSGTGYVSGLNGDNFTTVDSNETANGSGRVGFTITALSESDASEAGEGFDTEQSSDSPPPTASNTGDSEQSSGGEESQSGTGGDDGPATTVLASNDSSGSGEGSADTPSAEGGGDSAQQEEEGSGGGSESSDAVASDDSPPPPSGLSESDFSIPAPDVIPISIEPPAALSNIRVVITLPD from the coding sequence ATGACGTTCACGCATAAGAAACCGTCACACTGGCGGCAATTATTGCCGCTCGCGGGGTTTTTCCTTGCCGTGCTTCTATGGGCTGGCGAAGCCCATGCCGTCATGGCGGGACGCATCAGTTCAGTACAGGGGGACGTGTCCGTCACGCGACTGGGAGAACTCAATCCCCGCCCGGTCACCCGCATGATGGAAATCCATGTCAATGACCAGATCATGACGGGTGCCGATGGCCGTGTGCGTATTCTGCTTGCCGACGATTCCGTTGTGAGCCTCGCGGAAAACTCACGGCTGCGCGTCAGCCGTCATATCTATAATCCTGCGGCCCGCCAGCGCGAATCGGTCATTGATCTTTATCGTGGGCGCGTGCGGTCGGTCGTCTCCCGGTTCCTGAACACACAGATGAACCGGTTCGAGGTCCGGACCCCGACGGCGGTCGCAGGAGTTCGTGGTTCAGACCAGGTCGTCGAATATGATCCGAATTCCGGCAACACCCAGGTCACCATGCTGTCTGGAACCGGGTATGTCTCTGGACTGAATGGCGACAATTTCACGACGGTCGATTCCAATGAGACGGCAAACGGCAGCGGAAGAGTCGGCTTTACTATTACCGCACTCTCCGAAAGCGATGCATCGGAAGCCGGCGAAGGCTTTGATACCGAGCAGTCCTCAGACTCCCCGCCACCGACTGCCAGCAATACTGGCGACAGTGAACAGAGTTCCGGGGGGGAGGAAAGTCAGTCAGGTACTGGAGGGGATGATGGCCCTGCCACCACCGTGCTGGCTTCAAATGACAGTTCAGGAAGCGGAGAAGGGAGCGCCGATACTCCTTCCGCCGAAGGTGGCGGAGATTCCGCCCAGCAGGAAGAAGAAGGCTCAGGTGGCGGAAGCGAAAGCAGTGATGCCGTCGCCAGTGACGACAGCCCGCCACCTCCCAGCGGTCTATCGGAAAGCGACTTCTCGATTCCCGCACCCGACGTCATACCAATCAGTATCGAACCACCGGCCGCGCTGTCGAACATCCGGGTCGTCATTACCCTGCCCGACTGA
- a CDS encoding tetratricopeptide repeat protein, whose protein sequence is MQFRRRWLVALTSMALWAHAAVSAIAQEPAPTPQRVRIQLTRQAIREKAKVQIDTGQADQALRNLNAVIAKFPNDEEALYLIGRAWESKDNIDSAIQFYSKAPAIREAHAALARVYREKKQDMIAAERAADVGLSTFPAYVPLLVEKTILLINREQFVPAEQKIRQAIALPTGDTIPNRFYLGQALFGQKKYDEAKLVFTPIAEQTQRPRYGRAAKDYLQAITFEQRPKAGAPKTEEPPPKAWSLRARIRGEYDTNVALYPDGEKIPINPASPSDTDDFRFVTELGGSFRFHDAENRSFGLTGNVYNGLMFRLDTFQTLAMGGGVYGQFRGGQGIGEWLVRSSVDAALAFYGKYGSDPDGPASKQFREFGYFSQTYGFNNRGIYRLTANWLMNGGLSLNYAKFASDGSIRDSLTAGLNAGPGYESAPGVGGFRVDLTSAFRYRNAKSDDYTFVAYGAGLTGIYRLIKQIDFVGGMVFDHRNHFDSGPGGAANYSKKRADNNLTWFTGTEWRLFQSGHTTGSLTLTYGGEKNLSTLNGKNGNSNLEYTKHVISLGFGVQL, encoded by the coding sequence GTGCAGTTCCGACGAAGGTGGCTGGTTGCACTGACAAGCATGGCCTTATGGGCTCATGCCGCTGTTTCTGCCATCGCACAGGAACCAGCTCCGACACCACAACGGGTCCGGATTCAGCTCACCCGGCAGGCCATCCGGGAAAAGGCCAAGGTGCAGATCGATACCGGCCAGGCTGATCAGGCCCTTCGCAACCTGAACGCTGTCATTGCCAAGTTTCCCAATGACGAAGAAGCCCTCTACCTGATCGGGAGGGCCTGGGAATCCAAAGACAACATAGACTCGGCAATCCAGTTTTATTCCAAGGCACCAGCAATCAGGGAGGCTCACGCTGCCCTCGCCCGCGTCTATCGTGAAAAGAAACAGGACATGATCGCTGCCGAACGGGCCGCCGACGTGGGGCTTTCAACATTCCCGGCTTACGTTCCGTTACTGGTGGAAAAAACAATTCTCCTGATCAACCGGGAACAGTTTGTGCCCGCCGAACAGAAAATACGGCAGGCGATCGCGCTTCCGACCGGTGACACCATTCCAAACAGGTTCTATCTCGGGCAGGCCCTGTTCGGTCAGAAGAAATACGATGAAGCCAAGCTCGTGTTTACACCCATTGCTGAACAGACGCAGCGTCCCCGGTACGGGCGGGCCGCGAAGGATTACCTCCAGGCCATCACATTCGAGCAGCGTCCAAAGGCCGGGGCACCCAAAACCGAAGAACCGCCACCAAAGGCATGGTCTTTAAGAGCCCGGATCCGCGGTGAATATGACACTAACGTCGCCCTCTACCCGGACGGCGAGAAAATCCCGATCAATCCGGCCAGTCCTTCCGACACTGACGATTTCCGTTTTGTGACAGAGCTGGGTGGCTCGTTCCGGTTTCATGACGCTGAGAACAGGAGCTTTGGTCTTACAGGGAATGTCTACAACGGACTGATGTTCCGGCTGGATACGTTCCAGACTCTGGCCATGGGTGGCGGGGTGTACGGACAGTTCAGGGGTGGCCAGGGGATTGGCGAATGGCTGGTCCGGTCATCGGTTGATGCTGCCCTCGCCTTCTACGGGAAATATGGATCCGACCCTGACGGTCCCGCCAGCAAGCAGTTCCGTGAGTTTGGATATTTTTCACAGACCTACGGGTTCAACAACCGGGGCATATACCGGCTCACAGCCAACTGGCTCATGAACGGAGGACTCTCCCTTAACTACGCCAAGTTCGCCTCCGACGGCTCCATCCGCGACAGCCTCACCGCCGGCCTGAATGCGGGCCCGGGTTACGAAAGTGCGCCTGGTGTCGGCGGGTTTCGCGTGGACCTGACTAGCGCGTTTCGTTACCGGAACGCGAAATCCGATGACTACACCTTTGTCGCCTATGGCGCGGGGCTGACCGGTATCTACCGGCTCATCAAGCAGATCGATTTCGTGGGAGGCATGGTGTTTGACCACCGGAACCATTTCGATTCCGGCCCTGGCGGTGCAGCCAACTACAGCAAGAAGCGTGCAGACAATAATCTGACCTGGTTCACGGGAACCGAGTGGCGGCTGTTCCAGTCGGGCCATACTACCGGGTCCCTGACGCTCACCTATGGCGGGGAAAAGAACCTTTCGACCCTCAACGGAAAGAACGGCAATTCCAATCTCGAATACACCAAGCATGTGATATCACTGGGTTTTGGGGTTCAGCTTTGA
- a CDS encoding MMPL family transporter, producing MRNLVESSINALSRFSVRNPFWVLLGILFIMVPLGYQVGKHIEDQDNSSRIWFPRHDLSYAYYDVFKDEFESDENVVVAIKARNGIFNRETLEIIRAVEAELEKIQNIEDVKSILSMNNVRGEKILDEDGQEQFELRIEPLFPEDAEFTPEEIAFARERAMADENMVGNLISPDGNFAAVFGRIVATDDMGIKRKLTEDSKAALRRLEEQFKDMGVVFSENTNALIDFREDEFKNAPIQFYLAGIPIFDYEFDALSVADQQEMTPLTLAVIIVVLLLMFRSIPMAFIPMGLMMAVVSIVWGLYVIAGQKMNMLVGMTAPVLIVACVGDSVHILSAYFLQRRPGVSRMDAILEAARQVNWPCLFTSITTFFGFVTFSFAYVPPMRWFGLCAAFGALVAYILTFSLVPAIISALDRIEQWTRSHETSLLARILGGPVRLFLREPKPEQLETLRSGMLSRFLEGMANATIRFRAAIIVVLVAVTGVSVWGASKIKIESNNLDFIPDTHYVQYAMTAVQDELTGLSNIEVIFEGDENFAKNPDVLKRVDSLVETVKARPHVSTVFSHTVYLKQIHRAMHGGDESYFKVPDSEELIAQYLLLAELSGDKDIKSFVNYDYSRIRVTIRSSQTQSSEFKLMVKEITADISQLLPDIRRVDFTQLQPGFRSGDPFAFVSSVRKSGDAPVYKITGLIPLYSILDRNFLETLLKSFSQSFALVLLCLIFMTRSLKRSLMGMVPTVFPLAVTGGMMGFVGWKLDPATILIAGMVLGLAVDNAIHYLARFETAIGESGNDYRNAIHYTAQHVGRALFAAGFILVFGFGVMMFGSFYPTRNFGMLSAMNMFLAIGATMLFLPVLFQILRPYGKPSDASSVTGAEPAGEPPSKAA from the coding sequence GTGAGAAATCTGGTTGAGTCCTCAATCAACGCCCTGTCGCGTTTCAGTGTGCGCAACCCCTTCTGGGTGCTGCTGGGAATCCTGTTCATCATGGTGCCACTCGGTTACCAGGTGGGGAAGCACATTGAGGACCAGGACAACTCCTCCCGTATCTGGTTCCCCAGACATGACCTTAGCTACGCCTACTACGACGTTTTCAAGGACGAGTTCGAATCCGATGAAAACGTTGTTGTCGCAATCAAGGCACGCAACGGCATCTTCAACAGGGAGACGCTGGAAATTATCAGGGCGGTCGAGGCTGAACTGGAGAAAATCCAGAACATCGAGGATGTGAAGTCGATCCTCTCGATGAATAACGTCAGGGGCGAGAAAATTCTCGACGAGGATGGCCAGGAGCAGTTTGAGCTCCGGATAGAGCCCCTGTTTCCCGAGGATGCGGAGTTCACTCCGGAGGAAATAGCCTTTGCCCGCGAACGGGCCATGGCAGACGAAAACATGGTCGGGAACCTGATCTCTCCCGATGGCAATTTCGCAGCGGTTTTCGGCCGGATTGTCGCCACCGACGACATGGGCATCAAGCGGAAGCTCACGGAGGATTCAAAGGCGGCGCTCAGGCGTCTGGAGGAGCAATTCAAGGATATGGGCGTGGTGTTCTCCGAGAACACCAATGCGCTGATTGATTTTCGCGAGGACGAGTTCAAGAACGCTCCTATCCAGTTCTATCTCGCGGGTATTCCGATATTCGACTACGAATTCGACGCGCTTTCGGTCGCCGACCAGCAGGAGATGACTCCGCTCACGCTGGCGGTGATCATCGTCGTGCTGCTCCTCATGTTCCGCAGTATCCCGATGGCCTTCATACCGATGGGCCTCATGATGGCTGTGGTCAGCATCGTGTGGGGCCTGTACGTGATCGCCGGACAGAAGATGAACATGCTGGTGGGCATGACGGCACCCGTGCTGATTGTCGCCTGTGTGGGTGATTCAGTGCACATCCTGTCTGCCTATTTCCTCCAGCGGCGTCCGGGCGTGTCGCGGATGGATGCCATTCTGGAGGCCGCCCGGCAGGTGAACTGGCCGTGTCTGTTTACCTCCATTACGACATTCTTCGGCTTCGTTACCTTTTCTTTCGCCTATGTGCCGCCGATGCGGTGGTTTGGACTTTGTGCGGCATTCGGTGCGCTGGTGGCCTACATCCTCACGTTCAGCCTGGTACCGGCGATCATCTCGGCACTGGACCGGATTGAGCAATGGACCCGGAGTCATGAAACGAGCCTGCTAGCCCGGATTCTGGGAGGGCCGGTCCGGCTGTTCCTTCGTGAACCCAAGCCGGAACAACTGGAAACCCTCCGTTCCGGGATGCTGTCCAGGTTCCTGGAAGGAATGGCCAACGCCACCATCAGGTTCCGGGCTGCCATCATCGTTGTCCTGGTGGCAGTGACGGGCGTATCGGTGTGGGGTGCCTCGAAGATCAAGATTGAATCGAACAATCTCGATTTCATCCCGGACACCCACTACGTCCAGTACGCCATGACGGCCGTCCAGGACGAGCTGACAGGCCTTTCCAATATTGAGGTCATTTTCGAAGGGGATGAGAATTTCGCGAAAAACCCGGACGTGCTGAAACGAGTCGATTCGCTGGTGGAAACGGTGAAGGCACGGCCGCATGTCTCGACGGTGTTCAGCCATACGGTGTACCTGAAGCAGATCCATCGGGCGATGCACGGCGGTGATGAGTCCTATTTCAAGGTTCCGGATTCGGAGGAACTGATCGCGCAATATCTGCTGCTTGCCGAGCTGTCAGGTGACAAGGATATCAAGTCATTCGTGAACTACGACTATTCGCGGATCCGGGTAACAATCCGTTCCAGCCAGACGCAATCGTCCGAGTTTAAGCTCATGGTGAAGGAAATCACGGCGGATATTTCCCAGCTGCTTCCTGACATCAGGCGGGTCGACTTTACCCAGCTACAGCCCGGCTTCAGGTCGGGCGACCCGTTCGCGTTCGTTTCTTCGGTCCGGAAAAGCGGCGATGCTCCGGTTTACAAGATCACCGGCCTGATCCCGCTGTACAGCATTCTGGACCGCAATTTTCTGGAGACACTGCTGAAGTCATTTTCACAGTCGTTCGCGCTTGTGCTCTTGTGTCTGATCTTCATGACCCGGTCACTCAAGCGTTCGCTGATGGGTATGGTCCCGACGGTGTTCCCCCTCGCCGTGACAGGCGGGATGATGGGCTTCGTCGGCTGGAAGCTGGACCCCGCAACGATCCTGATAGCCGGCATGGTGCTGGGTCTGGCGGTCGACAACGCCATTCACTATCTCGCCCGTTTCGAGACGGCGATTGGAGAAAGCGGCAACGACTACCGGAATGCCATCCATTACACAGCACAGCATGTGGGCCGCGCACTGTTCGCTGCTGGTTTCATTCTGGTGTTCGGCTTTGGCGTGATGATGTTCGGCAGTTTTTACCCGACACGCAACTTTGGCATGCTTTCAGCCATGAACATGTTCCTGGCCATTGGTGCGACAATGCTGTTCCTGCCGGTCCTGTTCCAGATTCTCCGGCCGTACGGCAAGCCATCGGATGCCAGTTCCGTTACGGGCGCGGAACCGGCTGGCGAGCCTCCGTCAAAGGCCGCATAA
- the meaB gene encoding methylmalonyl Co-A mutase-associated GTPase MeaB, protein MPEFTLEDYVNGVRTGDRRILAKAITLIESLRADDSRMARDLLDRIHPFTGNAARVGITGVPGAGKSTFIDAFGLHLTSKGHKVAVLAVDPSSSVSGGSILGDKTRMERLTLDPNAFIRPSPSGGALGGVARKTRETMMLCEAAGFDVILVETVGVGQSETAVASMVDFFLVLMIAGAGDELQGIKKGIIELADGLVVNKADGDNRERALKARAEYENALHLLQPSNDSWAPHVLAASAIEGTGIPEVWEMILQYRKLMTETGGLTTKRRQQALDWMWNVIDDGLQRRFREDSMIAPLAAAAERQVLAGERSPTAAAIDLLEKFHPSAKKT, encoded by the coding sequence ATGCCGGAATTCACTCTCGAAGACTATGTAAACGGTGTCCGGACTGGCGACCGCCGTATCCTGGCCAAGGCGATCACCCTGATCGAAAGTCTCAGGGCTGACGACAGCCGCATGGCGCGTGATCTTCTGGACCGCATTCACCCCTTTACAGGCAATGCCGCCCGGGTTGGCATTACCGGGGTTCCCGGTGCCGGGAAAAGCACCTTCATCGATGCATTCGGTCTGCATCTCACCAGCAAGGGGCACAAGGTCGCGGTGCTCGCGGTTGATCCTTCGAGCAGCGTCTCGGGTGGATCAATCCTTGGCGACAAGACCCGTATGGAACGGCTCACCTTGGACCCGAATGCGTTTATCCGGCCGTCTCCATCGGGTGGTGCGCTTGGCGGTGTGGCCCGGAAAACCCGCGAAACCATGATGCTGTGCGAGGCTGCCGGTTTCGATGTGATACTGGTGGAAACCGTGGGTGTTGGGCAGTCGGAAACTGCCGTTGCCTCAATGGTGGATTTCTTCCTAGTCCTGATGATCGCCGGAGCCGGCGACGAACTTCAGGGAATCAAGAAAGGCATCATTGAGCTGGCCGACGGGCTGGTCGTGAACAAGGCAGACGGAGACAACCGTGAGCGGGCGCTCAAGGCCCGTGCAGAATACGAAAACGCCCTCCACCTGCTCCAGCCCTCAAATGACAGTTGGGCGCCGCACGTGCTCGCCGCCAGCGCCATCGAGGGAACCGGAATCCCCGAGGTGTGGGAGATGATCCTTCAATACCGGAAACTGATGACGGAAACCGGCGGCCTTACCACCAAGCGCCGACAGCAGGCCCTCGACTGGATGTGGAACGTAATCGACGATGGCCTGCAGCGCCGTTTCCGCGAGGACAGTATGATCGCCCCACTGGCTGCTGCTGCCGAACGGCAGGTTCTCGCCGGGGAACGTTCACCCACTGCAGCCGCCATTGATCTGCTGGAAAAGTTCCATCCGTCCGCAAAAAAGACCTGA